TCCTCTCGGATGCCCTGGAGCATGAGCTTGAGGTCATAGAGCATCAGGGCGGCTTGATCGAGCTGCAATTTGCTCCATATGAGATTAAGACGATCAGGATTAACAATTAATTCCATTAATTTTATCAGACTATAGGAGCGTGACGTGACGACATGGAACAATTTAGACTCCCGAAAATACCGATGCCTAAGCTGGAGCTCCCGGCTGCGATAAAGGATGTAATGGCCGAAGCTGAGGTGAAGCTGGCACATCGTCCGAAGCTTTTGCAATTGTTCAAAAATTGCTTCCCAAATACGCTAGAGACGACAACTAAGCTAATGGAGGATGGAACGACCTTCGTTATTACTGGCGACATTCCAGCTTCCTGGCTGCGCGATTCAGTTGAACAGGTGATTCAATATGTACCGTTCGCGAAGCAGGACGAGGATTTGCAGCGCATTATCAGCGGCTTGATCAAACGCCATATTCAATATATCCATATTGATCCGTATGCGAATGCTTTCAACGAATCGGCAAATGATTGGCATTGGAATACGACTGATGAGACCGATATGTCCCCATGGGTGTGGGAGCGCAAATTCGAGATCGATTCCCTATGCTTTGTCGTACGCTTAGCTTATACGTATTGGAAGGAGACCGAGCAAACTGATATCTTTGACGCTGGCTTCAAAGCAGCGATGAGAAAAATCGTGGAAGTCTTCAAGACTGAGCAGCATCATTTTGAGAATTCGCCTTATCGCTTTACTCGCAACAATGGAATTCCTGAAGACTCGCTGCGCAATAAGGGTCTTGGTATGCCAGTCAACTATACAGGAATGATCTGGTCAGGCTTCCGTTCGAGCGACGATGCTTGCGATTTCCATTACAACATTCCAGGCAATATGTTCGCGGTTGTAGCACTGCGGCAAATGCAGGAATTTGCAGAATGGGTATTCCGTGATATGGACTTCCTGGCTGAGCTGAAAGAGCTGGAGTTCGAGGTGGATTACGGCATCAAGCTGTACGGTATTTACCGCCATCCGGAATTTGGCCCGATCTATGCATATGAGACTGACGGCTTCGGCAACTACTGCCTGATGGATGATGCGGGTACACCAGGTCTGATCTCCATTCCTTATCTCGGCTATGTAACAGCTGATGACCCGATTTACCAGAATACGAGACGCTTTGCGCTAAGCAAGGAGAACCCGTTCTATTTTGAAGGGAAAGCAGCTAAAGGAATCGGAAGCCCGCATACTCCAGAGAACTATATATGGCATATGGCGCTGTCGATGCAGGGAATTACGGCGCAGACGAAGGAAGAGAAGCTGGAGATGATCGCGATGCTGGAGAGCACGGATGCGGATACCGGATTCATGCACGAGGGCTTCCATGTCGATGATCCAACGATCTTTACGCGGAAATGGTTCGCTTGGTCGAACAGCCTGTTCTCACAGCTCGTATACCGGGCGATGAAGGAAGGCATTCTGTAAATATGAGGTATAGGCTGCTAAGGCGTGCGAATCTGCATGCCGAAGGCGGACCCACGACTTGATGTCGTGATTCTTCAATTGCAAATCAAGTATCCGTCACTTACAATTCGTAGTGCGAAGATGATCTTAAGTATGTTTTCTAATTACTCGAAACTTATCGTTTTTATAGAAAAGGAGAATTGAAATGAGCAGAATTATTGGCGAAAAACTGACGAACATCCCTTGGCAGGACAAGCCTGCTGGCAGCAACGCTCCGGTATGGCGCTATTCCGCTAACCCGATTATCCAACGGAATGCGATTCCGAATTCCAACAGCGTATTTAATTCGGCCGTAGTGCCTTTTGAAGATGGGTTTGCCGGTGTATTCCGTTGTGACTCCAGATCCGTTAGCATGGACATTTTCGCTGGCTTCAGTAAAGATGGTGTGAACTGGGAGATCAATCATGAACCGATCCAATTTGAAGGAGATCCAGAAGTAACTAAGAGGGAATATCGCTACGATCCACGGGTTGTTAAGATTGGAGATCGCTATTATATCAACTGGTGTAATGGCTATCATGGGCCTACGATTGGAATCGGCTATACGACCGACTTCAAGACTTTCCATCAATTAGAGAATGCATTCTTGCCATATAACCGTAATGGCGTTCTGTTCCCGCGTAAAATTGGCGATAACTATGCAATGCTCAGCCGTCCAAGTGATACAGGACATACTCCATTCGGGGATATTTTCTACAGTGCAAGTCCCGACCTTACTTTCTGGGGCAAACACCGTTATGTAATGGGTACAATCAATGGTGATGCCTCTGCTTGGCAATCCAAGAAAATTGGCCCAGGGCCAGTTCCGATTGAGACCGATAAAGGCTGGCTCTTGATCTACCACGGCGTTATCAATACTTGCAATGGCTTCGTATACCGTATGGGTTGTGCATTGCTTGATATCAACGAGCCTTGGAAGGTGCTGGCGCGTTCCCGTAACTATATTCTTGGACCTGAGACGTTGTATGAGTGCGTTGGCGACGTTCCGAACGTTACCTTCCCTTGTGCGGCTTTAACTGATGCGGATACTGGCCGTATCGCTATCTACTATGGTTGTGCGGACACCGTAACTGGACTTGCTTTCACAACTGTGGATGAACTGCTCAGCTACATGGAAGAGTATCCTTTGGAGACTGAAGCTTAATATTTGAAAATAGAACAGGGCTGGCCCTTAGTCATCGACATGACGGGGCCAGCCCTGTTTTAATATGACACTGTAGTTTGCTTTATTTTAAATGGCGGCGTAATGGTTAACGGGTCTGTTGAACGTCTTATTCTCCCGCTGCTTCCCGCTCTGCGTTAACCAGTTTGAGCTGCTCTAGCAGTCCGTCCAGCGCTTCTCGAATCGCGGCAGCATCTTTGGATTCCTCCGCCTTGGCCAAGGCGGCCCAGCTCTTCAAGAAGGCATCTTCTGCTACAGTAGCCTCGTTCTTGGAGACGAGTACAGCGATTGAAGTTTGTCCGGGTAATGTTTTTGGTTGCTCATTGCCACTTAATTTGATTCCAGACAGGCCTTTTACTGGAGCCAGCTTCGCATCGATTGTGTTTGTAG
The window above is part of the Paenibacillus lutimineralis genome. Proteins encoded here:
- a CDS encoding glycoside hydrolase family 125 protein → MEQFRLPKIPMPKLELPAAIKDVMAEAEVKLAHRPKLLQLFKNCFPNTLETTTKLMEDGTTFVITGDIPASWLRDSVEQVIQYVPFAKQDEDLQRIISGLIKRHIQYIHIDPYANAFNESANDWHWNTTDETDMSPWVWERKFEIDSLCFVVRLAYTYWKETEQTDIFDAGFKAAMRKIVEVFKTEQHHFENSPYRFTRNNGIPEDSLRNKGLGMPVNYTGMIWSGFRSSDDACDFHYNIPGNMFAVVALRQMQEFAEWVFRDMDFLAELKELEFEVDYGIKLYGIYRHPEFGPIYAYETDGFGNYCLMDDAGTPGLISIPYLGYVTADDPIYQNTRRFALSKENPFYFEGKAAKGIGSPHTPENYIWHMALSMQGITAQTKEEKLEMIAMLESTDADTGFMHEGFHVDDPTIFTRKWFAWSNSLFSQLVYRAMKEGIL
- a CDS encoding glycoside hydrolase family 130 protein, with amino-acid sequence MSRIIGEKLTNIPWQDKPAGSNAPVWRYSANPIIQRNAIPNSNSVFNSAVVPFEDGFAGVFRCDSRSVSMDIFAGFSKDGVNWEINHEPIQFEGDPEVTKREYRYDPRVVKIGDRYYINWCNGYHGPTIGIGYTTDFKTFHQLENAFLPYNRNGVLFPRKIGDNYAMLSRPSDTGHTPFGDIFYSASPDLTFWGKHRYVMGTINGDASAWQSKKIGPGPVPIETDKGWLLIYHGVINTCNGFVYRMGCALLDINEPWKVLARSRNYILGPETLYECVGDVPNVTFPCAALTDADTGRIAIYYGCADTVTGLAFTTVDELLSYMEEYPLETEA